The DNA region TTCCGTATTCTTCTCTTTTTAAGTGTACCTTTAAAGTTTCAATAGCAGCTATTGATCTCCAAGGCTCATCGTCAAGGTGGTTTATGATAAAATGCGCTTTTCTCATTTTCCCTACTTTCAAGTAATAGTTTAAGAGCTTTAGAAAATTGTCGTTTCTTTTGATTTTGTCCTCAAGCTCTATAGCATAGTAGAGGGCCTCGTCATATTCTTTCAGCTCTATAAGCGTTTGAATAATCTCTTCGGTAAGCTCATCTTTGAGTGATGAAGAAAATTGCTTTGTCATCTCAAAAGCTTGGTAGAAAACTTTTTTATAAGCCGGAATACGGCATTTTGCGAGGTATTTAGCTATTTCAATCAAACTCCTAATTAACGCCTGAGGATTGTCTATCTCCTTCGTCGCTTCAACTGCTTTTGTAAATGCCTCTTTGTATCTCTTATTTTGAACTCCATAAAGCTCATATGCCATTTTAGCATACGCTATAGATCTAAAATACGGGTCTCTGATTATACTCGCCACTTTAAATGATTCATTAATAACATGGTCTGGAATGATTTCCATAGGCATCCCTTTGTAACTAGCTCTCAGAACTATTTAACTATTGTCTACCTGAGACATAGTTGGAAGTTAATGATGCGTTCGATAGAAATTCCAAGGAATGATGCAAAATTAAAATAGAATGTCAAAGTAAAAAACTTCGCGTAAAAACGAAATTAGCTTATATCATCATATACTACACTAACAACTTCTCCATCGTCAAGTGATACAAAACTGACCTTAACTTTTTTGCCTGTTTTTGGATCTATAACGACGAAATCAGGCTCCTTTAAGTATTGACTTTTTGGAAGTCTCCAGACATCGTCGTAATATCTCCGTAATCCTCTCATAAACTTCTTAACATCTTTCTTAACTATCGTTGTCATAGACATCACCATTATAATATACTACTTCAAAATATAAAAGGCTTTCTAATCGTCTTTCGTTAAAGATAATATCGTCAATTGTCGATTAAAAAGCATAACAAAAATTGTGAAAAACATCAGAGTCTTGTGCAGAGCATAGAACCTTGCGGAACATTGAGTTCCCTAGCGACAGGTGCGCATTTAGCTTTCAGCAGGAAGAATATCCTATCATCCTTAAGCTCGCTCAGGACTTCAAAGTTCCCTTGACCTTTTGCTATAACAACATCCGCTCTCTCGAATATCCTCTTAAACTCTTCATTAGCGTACTCCAATGGGGCTCCCACAATCCTAGAGCCCGTTGAGATTAGTTTGCCGACTTCTTGAAGTCCCGCTTCTTTGAGGTCTTCTATTGTTGCATCGTTTATTATTGCTCCATCTTTTGCAGCAATATATATCTCCAACTGAGGATATTCTTTCTTTATCTTTTCCAAAAATAGCTTATCGAAGTATATCTCCCCGCAGTTATCTGTTAGATATAACAAAACACTGGCATTGTTAAGGGCACTGAAAAGCTCATCACTATGGTCGATATAGAGATTTTCATTGAGGAGTGAGATTATATCCCCTTCAATTTTTTGCGGGTCATATCCAACAGCGAAGTCTATTAAGTTCCCTGCGATGGCTAGTTTTAAGGCGGTTTTCAGATCAATATGGAGAGTCATTTTTAGATCCTCAACCACGCGCTTTGCGAGTGAGTTTGACACTTCTTTATAATTTTTGAATGGATCATCATTGTTTAACAACTTATATATCTCCAAAAATAAGAGGCTGGCATCTATAGCAGGAATAGACTCCTCTCTATAATATTTGCCAACTAGCTGGGCAACGTTTAGCATAGCTTCTCTTCTCTTTTTGATATCCTTTGTTGCCAACTCACTAGCTTTTTGAGCTTGGGTAATCATACATGATAGGCACTCATAGTGAACCTTCATTTTAACCACCAAAGCTTTTAATTCCCTCTCGGCTTATATGCTTTGGGATTGCTATGAAGTTGGGAGGAATTGATGAAGCTGGGAGAGGACCAGTTATAGGGCCATTGGTTATTGCTACGGTAGTGGTGGATGAAAAGAATTTAGACAGACTTAGGGAACTCAATGTGAGAGACTCCAAGAAAATAAGCCCCAAACGAAGGGAAGAGCTCTTTAATAAAATAATTGAAATTTTGGATGATTATGTAGTTATTGAACTATGGCCGGAGGAGATTGATAATAGGAATGGCACTTTAAACGAGTTTGAAGTTGAGAACTTCATAAAAGCTCTAAATTCGCTAAAGATTAAACCAGAGGTGCTATATATAGATGCAGCTGACGTCAAGGAAGAGCGGTTTGGTGAAGTGATTAAAAAGAAGCTGGACTTTTCTCCAAAGATAGTCTCGGAGCACAAAGCGGATGATAAGTACCTGCCGGTTTCCGCTGCATCTATTTTAGCTAAAGTAACTCGTGATAGGGCAATTGAAAAACTGAAAGAAGAGTATGGGGAGATTGGCAGTGGATATCCAAGCGATCCAAGAACAAGGAAGTTCTTGGAAGAATATTACCTCAAGTATGGCGATTTTCCCCCGATAGCTAGGAGAACATGGAAAACCCTAAAAAAGCTTGAAGAGAAGTTAAAACCCAAGCTCCAAAAAAGCTCCAAAAAAGATGGTCAACTCAATATCACGGAGTTCCTGCGTTGAGGACTTTACTTCTCCTCTTACCCTTGCAAGCTCACATTTCTTGGTATTGTTATGTATTTTAAGCTTCTATGACTTCTATGTATATCAAAAGGTTGGGAAAAGCGACTATTACTTTAGGTTAGAAAAGGCTGGAAGAAAATTTTGGCGGACCGGCGGGGATTCGAACCCCGGACCCTCGGCTTAGGAGGCCGATGCCCTATCCTGGCTAGGCTACCGGTCCACAACTCGTGGCCATGATTGTGTGAAAAGAGAAGGATATTTAAAGTTTACGGTTGAGTAGCGATGAGGGGAAGGAGATGATAGATGAGTTGGATAGGAAAATTTTAAGGCTACTTCAAAAAGACGCTCGGTTATCTTACAGAGAAATTGCTAAGGAGCTGAATATTGCTGTTGGTACGGTGCACAATAGAATAAAGCGTATGGAAGAAAATGGTGTTCTTAAAGCCTTCTATCCAAAAGTAGATTATGAAAAAATAGGCTATGGACTAACAGCGATAATAGGCATACAGGCACAGGGAAAAAAGATAGTGGAAATTGAAAAGCAAATCGCAAAGGATTCTCATGTAATGTGTGTTTATGACGTCACGGGGGATTACGATATAATTATCGTGGCGAAGTTTAGGAATAGAGAGGACATGAACCGCTTTGTAAAGAGTGTTTTGGCGATAGATGGCGTTGAGAAGACTACCACACACGTGGCAATGCAGATTGTTAAAGAAGAGTTTACACTCGAGCCTTAATGGATTACATAGTAGGAGCCGTTTACGGAGAGAAATCTCGTTGAAAAGTCTTTCATGCTCTCAGCAGGTAGTTTTACTCTTTTTCCATTCAAATAACCTTCAAATATTAGTGGTTTATCTTCCTTGGATTCTTCGAGAAATGCTTCAAATTCTGAAAGAGCTCCAAAAGCTAGAGCCTTTGTAACTATATACTCCCTAAAGCTTACCACCTTAATGACTCCAGATAAATGAATCTCTTTTTTGCACTCTTCTTCTGAACAAAAAAATGTAAAATGGTGGTTTAGAAGTGCTTTCACCATTATGCTCATTCCGTTGACGTTATAAATCATAAATCTATCGATTTTTTCTAATTCTCTAAGCTCATCCGCACTAAGTACCCTCTCGAAGGTTACATGCTCTTTTAAATGCTGGGTGAGGTCTTTTGTTTCCTTCCCGCAAATTGGGCACTTCATTGAGGACTCCCCTTATAGCAATTACAATTGTATGAGCACATCGACATCTATGTTGTATTCCTCCTTCAGCTTTTCAATGTTATCACCAACGCTGATGAGGAAGAACATTCCTACAGGTTTTGCTCCCGCTTGCTTGCATAATTCGATAAGCGCCTTCTGTGTTTCGCCGCTCCTTATTACGTCATCAACTATTAGCACTTTTTCTCCTCTTTTTAAGGCCCAATGCGGCAGATAAAGGGTGGATACACTTCCGGAGGCACTTGGGATATAGTTTACTTCGTAGAACTTTTCTATGCCCACCTCTTTTTTCTTTTTGGCGTAAATAATGTCGATGTTAAGCTCGTTCGCTATGTGGACAGCTAGGGGAATACCATCGGTAGCTGCTGTTAGCACCTTGTCGATATCTTTGCTTAGATATCTCGATGCAATATTCTCAGCTATGAGAGTCATCAATGCGGTATCGCTGAGAATAGACATGTTGTCGAACAATCCGTGTTCATCAAACTTAATCCTCTTCTTAACTTCTTCTTCGACATTTACATATGGAGCGAGCACTTGAAGAAGTTCTTTAGCCCTCTTAGTGCTTGGAAGAACTTTACCTCTAACATATCTGTTTAGCACAGTAATTGGGAGTCCTGTCATTTTTGATAATTCTTCGTAAGTATAAGTCTTTTTCAATAATTTAAGTACTCTTACAACTCTCAATTTCTCTTTTACAGCCTCAATTTGGCTCATTTTTCATCCCTCCTTAAAGATATGATTGACAAGAAAATGTATAAATATGTTTCGGTGTTTTGAGTATCACCATAGTTTTGGCTATTTTTATACTACTCCATTTGTTGTCCTAGAGTCCCTGATTGACCATGAGATGTACATAACCCAAAAGTTCAGAAACATTTTTTACTTTTTGAATGCCAAATGTGCACTTTTGTTCACTAAAGAGCGTGGACGAATTAAACACATAATATGAAGTATCTTTCAACTCACTAGAAATCAAAAGGCATCATGGGGGAAATTTTTGGAATTCTAACGTATATTAAGGTTCTTTTTTGAATTTTTTCGCTCCAAAAAACTTTATATGTGCAGAGGAGCTACAAGAAGTCGCGTTTGAGAACAAGGTGTTGACATACGTAAAGAATAGTGTATCGCGAAAAAGGAGGTGTTTTGATGGAAAAATATCAAGAAGTTGCTCCAAGCGTCAGCAGGGGTGGAATAGAGGAAAAGTACCGTGAAATAACACCTGCCGCTGTGATATTGGGAGTTCTTTGGGGAGCCTTTATGGCAGCGAGCTTTACCTATGCTGGAATGATAATGGGATTCACATCAGGAGGTTCAGCAATTGCCGCCATCGTTGGCTGGGGAATTTTGAGAGGAGTGCTAAAGAAAGGAACAGTTGTTGAGAACAACATTGTCCAAACAATAGCATCAGCAGTGAACATCTCAGTTTCAGGTGTTATATTCACAATTCCAGCACTCTATATAATGGGCCTCCACGAGGAGATAAACACACTCTACTTCGTTTTGGCAACTGCAGCTGGTGCTCTATTAGGAATAACCTTCATGATTCCACTTAGGAAGCAGATGATTGAAATTGACAGACTAAAGTTCCCAACAGGAACAGCTGTTGCTACAGTGCTTAAAACACCCGGAAGCGGTATTGAAAAGGCAAGGATACTCTTTGCGGGTATGATATTGAGTGCAGTGGTTTACTTGATACAGCAGTTCCCAGTTTTTGGACTTCCACACATAATTCCAGAAGTAGTTGATTTGGGCAGCATGCTACACCTCCCATCATGGATTAACTTAACAATTGCCCTCTCATTAATGGTATTTGGTATGGGTCTCATTACAGGAAGGAACGGTTTAATAGTCTTAGCTGGTGGAGTGCTCTCATACTACATCATCACTCCAGTCGTTAAGGCCCTAGGGTGGATCCCAAGCGATGTGCAAGGCGCTGCAATAAGCTCATTCGTCTACGGTAACATGACAAGGCCCTTGGGTATTGGAATGCTCTTAGGAGGTTCAATTGCTGGGTTGTTGCTCTCACTCCCAGTTATTGCAGTGGCCATAAAAAGCCTAGCACAAGCGAGCAAAGGTGCTGACAGCAACAGTAATGAAGAGTTGCCAGTCAAATACCTCTACATCGGTGCTGGTTTAGCATTCTTGTTGCTCTTCATAACAACATACAAGCTTGGCAACCTTGGCGTCGGAAGGAGCTTGCTCACCGCTTTAGTCGGTGTCATCTGGATATTCATAGCCTCACTCTTAGTAGCAATGTCCACAGGAATGACCGATTGGAGCCCTGTCTCTGGACTCTCATTGGTGTCCGTCATGATCCTCCTCTACCTAACGAGCAAGAACATCCCATTGACAATATTGCTGGGTGCTACAGTTGGTGTCGCTATCTCAGGTGCAGCTGATATGATGCAAGACCTCAAGACAGGTCACTTAGTGGGTGGAATTCCATCAAGGCAGCAAAAGGTGGAGATACTAACATCCTGGATTGGCCCACTCATAGCAATCACAGTCGTTGGGCTCATTTGGAAGGCATACGGAATTGGAAACGATATGGTTCCAGCTCCGCAAGCAATGGCATTGAAGTCAATGGTTGACGCTATCTTGGGAGGAAGCGTTCCAGTTGACAAGTTCCTCGCTGGAGGACTCATTGGATTTGCACTTTCACTAAGCGGTGTTCCAGGATTAGGAGTTTTAGTTGGTCTCTCAATGTACCTACCAATACTCTACATCATCCCATACGGTATCGGATGTGTTGTCAATGAGATAACAAAGAAGAGGAAGGGACACGAGTTCATAACAGAGAAGGTATTGCCATTCGCCGCTGGACTGATGGTTGGAGAAGCTGCAATGACGCTGCTCTTCGCAGTGCTCACCGTAGCTGGAGTGCTACACCCATGAGGTGATGAAAATGAAGAAGCTCATTGGAAACGGTTTACTTACAATAGGTTTGATTGGAGGAGCTATAAGCGCAGCGAGAATACCTCCAATGTGGGGCGGAGTCATTGGCTCCCTCGCCGTCATGGGGGTTGGAATCTTCCTAAGAAGACAGGGTGAGAAGGAAGAGCTCCACAAGGCAAAGCAAAGCGGAACCGGAGGAAAAGAGGAACTTGAGAGAATACTCAAGACGGCATTAAATGACCTCGAGTCTTTGGTTGAGGCAAGGGATTCATTGGACATCAAGACTCTTAGAGCCAGGTTGGACAAAATCCTCGAAGAGCTCGAGAAGTTCCCAGAAAAGGCACAACCACTAAGGATTGAGGGAATGAGAGCCTATGGTGAGATTATGACTGCATTCAGCAGTGCTGAGAGAAGGTTAAACAGGGCATGGAGTGCTTATGCAGATGGCTACAAAGGCGAGGGAGATACTTACTTAGAGCTTGGATTAGAAAGCTTAAAGAACACTTTGAAAGTTTTGCATGCGTTAAAGCTTTGATGTCTCTTTTTATCTTTATTTTGAAAATTCTAAAGAAAAGAAGCGATTATGCGTTGTTTTTGAGCTCTTCAACAAGCTCCATTTCTTCAACAACTGGTTTCTTTCTCCTCCTCTCAAACTCCATGACATGCATATAACCATGAAGCATGACTAGCCATTCCATTTCTCCCACCTCCGCTCTTTAATTAATCTTTTTCGTTATATCCTAAGCTAATG from Palaeococcus pacificus DY20341 includes:
- a CDS encoding phosphoribosyltransferase family protein, whose translation is MSQIEAVKEKLRVVRVLKLLKKTYTYEELSKMTGLPITVLNRYVRGKVLPSTKRAKELLQVLAPYVNVEEEVKKRIKFDEHGLFDNMSILSDTALMTLIAENIASRYLSKDIDKVLTAATDGIPLAVHIANELNIDIIYAKKKKEVGIEKFYEVNYIPSASGSVSTLYLPHWALKRGEKVLIVDDVIRSGETQKALIELCKQAGAKPVGMFFLISVGDNIEKLKEEYNIDVDVLIQL
- a CDS encoding type II toxin-antitoxin system RelE/ParE family toxin, giving the protein MKKLIGNGLLTIGLIGGAISAARIPPMWGGVIGSLAVMGVGIFLRRQGEKEELHKAKQSGTGGKEELERILKTALNDLESLVEARDSLDIKTLRARLDKILEELEKFPEKAQPLRIEGMRAYGEIMTAFSSAERRLNRAWSAYADGYKGEGDTYLELGLESLKNTLKVLHALKL
- a CDS encoding damage-control phosphatase, producing the protein MKVHYECLSCMITQAQKASELATKDIKKRREAMLNVAQLVGKYYREESIPAIDASLLFLEIYKLLNNDDPFKNYKEVSNSLAKRVVEDLKMTLHIDLKTALKLAIAGNLIDFAVGYDPQKIEGDIISLLNENLYIDHSDELFSALNNASVLLYLTDNCGEIYFDKLFLEKIKKEYPQLEIYIAAKDGAIINDATIEDLKEAGLQEVGKLISTGSRIVGAPLEYANEEFKRIFERADVVIAKGQGNFEVLSELKDDRIFFLLKAKCAPVARELNVPQGSMLCTRL
- a CDS encoding OPT family oligopeptide transporter, which codes for MEKYQEVAPSVSRGGIEEKYREITPAAVILGVLWGAFMAASFTYAGMIMGFTSGGSAIAAIVGWGILRGVLKKGTVVENNIVQTIASAVNISVSGVIFTIPALYIMGLHEEINTLYFVLATAAGALLGITFMIPLRKQMIEIDRLKFPTGTAVATVLKTPGSGIEKARILFAGMILSAVVYLIQQFPVFGLPHIIPEVVDLGSMLHLPSWINLTIALSLMVFGMGLITGRNGLIVLAGGVLSYYIITPVVKALGWIPSDVQGAAISSFVYGNMTRPLGIGMLLGGSIAGLLLSLPVIAVAIKSLAQASKGADSNSNEELPVKYLYIGAGLAFLLLFITTYKLGNLGVGRSLLTALVGVIWIFIASLLVAMSTGMTDWSPVSGLSLVSVMILLYLTSKNIPLTILLGATVGVAISGAADMMQDLKTGHLVGGIPSRQQKVEILTSWIGPLIAITVVGLIWKAYGIGNDMVPAPQAMALKSMVDAILGGSVPVDKFLAGGLIGFALSLSGVPGLGVLVGLSMYLPILYIIPYGIGCVVNEITKKRKGHEFITEKVLPFAAGLMVGEAAMTLLFAVLTVAGVLHP
- the rnhB gene encoding ribonuclease HII, translating into MKLGGIDEAGRGPVIGPLVIATVVVDEKNLDRLRELNVRDSKKISPKRREELFNKIIEILDDYVVIELWPEEIDNRNGTLNEFEVENFIKALNSLKIKPEVLYIDAADVKEERFGEVIKKKLDFSPKIVSEHKADDKYLPVSAASILAKVTRDRAIEKLKEEYGEIGSGYPSDPRTRKFLEEYYLKYGDFPPIARRTWKTLKKLEEKLKPKLQKSSKKDGQLNITEFLR
- a CDS encoding Lrp/AsnC family transcriptional regulator, producing MIDELDRKILRLLQKDARLSYREIAKELNIAVGTVHNRIKRMEENGVLKAFYPKVDYEKIGYGLTAIIGIQAQGKKIVEIEKQIAKDSHVMCVYDVTGDYDIIIVAKFRNREDMNRFVKSVLAIDGVEKTTTHVAMQIVKEEFTLEP